One stretch of Daphnia pulicaria isolate SC F1-1A chromosome 6, SC_F0-13Bv2, whole genome shotgun sequence DNA includes these proteins:
- the LOC124344551 gene encoding feline leukemia virus subgroup C receptor-related protein 2-like: MFYIVAGVCTALFLVVVIGFQTKPPLPSNAARIAPQSSQPVTYYQSVKTIVTNKNYILLLITYGINAGVLYAMSTLLNQTVLRHFPGEEENAGQIGLTIVVCGMFGSVVCGIILDKTHKFRETTLVVYGLAVAGMVAYTFTFELQYIVITFVTAGAVGFFMTGYLPFTWTETSSQQ; encoded by the exons ATGTTCTACATTGTGGCGGGCGTCTGCACGGCCTTATTCCTTGTAGTAGTGATCG GCTTTCAAACTAAACCGCCTCTTCCTTCGAATGCGGCACGCATTGCACCTCAATCGTCACAGCCGGTGACCTACTACCAGTCAGTCAAAACGATTGTCACTAACAAGAATTACATTTTGCTTTTGATTACGTACGGAATCAATGCGGGTGTTTTATACGCTATGTCAACCCTGCTCAACCAAACTGTGCTTCGACATTTTCcg ggtgaagaagaaaatgcggGTCAAATTGGCTTGACGATCGTCGTTTGCGGCATGTTCGGCTCGGTAGTGTGTGGTATTATTCTTGACAAAACGCACAAAttcag GGAAACAACTCTTGTGGTGTATGGATTAGCAGTGGCCGGAATGGTCGCCTACACCTTTACGTTCGAACTTCAATATATCGTCATTACGTTCGTCACGGCCGGAGCTGTAGG GTTCTTTATGACTGGATATCTGCCATTTACCTGGACGGAAACGAGTAGCCAACAATGA